The following proteins come from a genomic window of Brevibacillus antibioticus:
- a CDS encoding alpha-hydroxy-acid oxidizing protein, whose translation MTKTNEESLLFTRVNKETQALPISIEDWEKKAREVLPDGPFDYVAGGSGAEETLVENRTAFSRWAIIPRMMRDVTNRTLGISMYNQALRTPLFLAPVGMQTISHPDGELASAKAAVAAGVPFVASTVSAHSLEQIAEVMGDTYRWFQLYWSNDREVSASMVRRAEKSGYSAIVLTVDTVMLGWKRRDFRNGYSPLREGRGLANYLTDPVFCSRLPEVTPENAVEEVLKNIYHPALNWNDIAFLREHTRLPILVKGILHPDDARLALEHGVDGIIVSNHGGRQMDGAISTLDALPAIAEVVAGKIPVLLDSGVRTGADVVKAIALGANAILIGRPFLYGLAVAGEQGVASVLDTLIHEFDVAMALSGSNSVADLNRSILARL comes from the coding sequence ATGACAAAAACAAATGAGGAATCACTCTTATTTACCCGTGTGAACAAGGAAACGCAGGCACTGCCGATTTCCATTGAAGATTGGGAGAAAAAGGCGCGAGAGGTTTTGCCGGATGGACCATTTGATTACGTTGCCGGGGGATCAGGGGCAGAGGAAACGCTGGTAGAAAACCGGACAGCTTTTTCTCGTTGGGCAATCATTCCGCGGATGATGAGGGATGTGACGAATCGCACGCTCGGTATTTCGATGTACAATCAAGCGCTGCGCACGCCGCTCTTCTTGGCCCCTGTTGGCATGCAGACGATTTCACATCCCGATGGAGAGCTGGCGTCGGCCAAGGCAGCAGTAGCAGCCGGAGTGCCGTTCGTAGCCAGTACGGTTTCGGCTCACTCACTCGAACAGATTGCCGAAGTGATGGGCGATACCTATCGCTGGTTCCAGCTCTATTGGTCGAATGATCGAGAGGTTTCGGCGAGCATGGTCAGACGAGCGGAAAAGTCTGGCTATTCTGCCATTGTCCTCACGGTAGATACCGTTATGCTAGGGTGGAAGCGCAGAGACTTCCGCAACGGGTATTCGCCATTGCGCGAAGGAAGAGGACTGGCAAATTACTTGACAGACCCTGTTTTTTGCTCGAGACTCCCTGAGGTAACGCCGGAGAATGCAGTGGAGGAAGTGTTGAAAAACATTTATCATCCAGCGTTGAATTGGAACGATATCGCTTTTTTGCGTGAGCATACCCGTCTGCCGATTTTGGTAAAAGGCATTTTGCATCCGGATGATGCGCGACTTGCTTTAGAGCATGGTGTAGATGGAATCATTGTCTCCAATCACGGTGGGCGGCAGATGGATGGCGCTATTTCTACGCTGGATGCGTTGCCAGCGATTGCTGAGGTGGTAGCGGGCAAAATACCTGTCTTGCTCGACAGTGGCGTGCGTACAGGAGCAGATGTTGTTAAAGCGATTGCTTTAGGGGCCAATGCCATCCTGATTGGTCGCCCATTCCTGTATGGACTGGCTGTTGCCGGAGAGCAAGGCGTAGCGAGTGTGTTAGATACACTCATCCATGAATTTGACGTCGCGATGGCGCTGTCTGGCAGCAATTCTGTTGCAGACCTCAATCGCAGCATTCTTGCCCGATTGTAA
- a CDS encoding spore germination protein, with product MPTFVGTVTITNNVGNINFGDTANNSPKSVTKAFAGSGGNNSGNVVKVINENSQTITWVGSISRGMKAKKAKKQIRRKARKGKKKK from the coding sequence TTGCCGACTTTTGTGGGCACGGTGACAATTACCAATAATGTCGGGAATATCAACTTTGGCGATACGGCAAACAACTCCCCGAAAAGCGTAACCAAAGCGTTTGCTGGCTCTGGTGGAAATAATAGCGGTAATGTAGTGAAGGTCATCAATGAAAATAGTCAGACCATCACATGGGTGGGTTCAATTTCCCGTGGAATGAAGGCAAAAAAAGCAAAGAAACAAATCCGTCGCAAAGCCCGAAAAGGCAAAAAGAAAAAGTAG